A genomic segment from Lutzomyia longipalpis isolate SR_M1_2022 chromosome 3, ASM2433408v1 encodes:
- the LOC129794180 gene encoding ion transport peptide-like isoform X2 — MCSKNLFLSLALILVLVPMIVSFPRHHTLSKRSSFFDIECKGVFNKSIFFRLDRICEDCYSLFREPQLHSLCKKRCFTTDYFKGCLDALQLTDEQEIIKTYVKAINGAEPIL, encoded by the exons ATGTGTtccaaaaatctctttctaTCATTGGCACTCATACTTGTTTTGGTTCCAATGATCGTGTCCTTCCCGAGGCATCATACGCTATCCAAGAGGAGCTCGTTCTTTGACATTGAATGCAAAGGTGTCTTCAACAAATCCATCTTCTTCCGACTGGACAGGATCTGCGAAGATTGCTACTCACTGTTCCGGGAACCTCAGCTTCACTCACTATGCAA gAAGCGATGTTTCACAACAGACTACTTCAAAGGATGCTTAGACGCGTTACAATTGACTGATGAGCAGGAGATCATAAAAACATACGTTAAAGCTATTAATGGTGCCGAACCAATTCTCTAA
- the LOC129794180 gene encoding ion transport peptide-like isoform X1, with protein MMCSKNLFLSLALILVLVPMIVSFPRHHTLSKRSSFFDIECKGVFNKSIFFRLDRICEDCYSLFREPQLHSLCKKRCFTTDYFKGCLDALQLTDEQEIIKTYVKAINGAEPIL; from the exons ATG ATGTGTtccaaaaatctctttctaTCATTGGCACTCATACTTGTTTTGGTTCCAATGATCGTGTCCTTCCCGAGGCATCATACGCTATCCAAGAGGAGCTCGTTCTTTGACATTGAATGCAAAGGTGTCTTCAACAAATCCATCTTCTTCCGACTGGACAGGATCTGCGAAGATTGCTACTCACTGTTCCGGGAACCTCAGCTTCACTCACTATGCAA gAAGCGATGTTTCACAACAGACTACTTCAAAGGATGCTTAGACGCGTTACAATTGACTGATGAGCAGGAGATCATAAAAACATACGTTAAAGCTATTAATGGTGCCGAACCAATTCTCTAA